From the genome of Halomonas sp. I5-271120, one region includes:
- a CDS encoding membrane integrity-associated transporter subunit PqiC: MTVIRTLVLLGLLSWLAGCATSAAPTRHYGLPPDQMAAPQAGISATNGQRSDPQVLVVRPLAVASFLEQQGIVLQLDDITLNPAQDHLWAEELGPMLERGLRRRLAHRLPSTRILAEANPAAPPRAMTLRLEIESFQGRYDGQAVAAGQWQLRDAEGKLLTLDTFEVETPLDADGYPALVRALGQSWDELADRLAERIRRLR, encoded by the coding sequence ATGACCGTGATCCGTACCCTGGTCCTGCTGGGCCTGTTGAGTTGGCTTGCCGGCTGCGCCACCAGCGCCGCGCCGACCCGCCACTATGGTCTGCCACCCGATCAGATGGCCGCCCCTCAAGCCGGCATCAGCGCGACGAACGGCCAGCGAAGCGATCCACAGGTGCTGGTCGTTCGCCCGCTGGCTGTGGCGAGTTTTCTCGAGCAGCAAGGCATCGTGCTGCAGCTTGACGACATCACCTTGAACCCGGCCCAGGACCACCTCTGGGCCGAGGAACTCGGCCCGATGCTCGAACGCGGCCTGCGGCGCCGTCTGGCCCATCGCCTGCCGAGCACTCGCATACTGGCAGAAGCCAACCCGGCGGCACCGCCCAGGGCCATGACCCTGCGTCTGGAAATCGAGAGCTTCCAGGGCCGTTACGATGGCCAGGCAGTGGCCGCCGGGCAGTGGCAGTTGCGTGACGCCGAGGGCAAGTTGCTGACCCTTGATACCTTCGAGGTCGAAACACCGCTGGATGCCGATGGCTACCCGGCCCTCGTGCGGGCCCTCGGCCAGAGCTGGGATGAGCTGGCCGACCGGCTCGCCGAACGTATCCGCAGGTTACGCTGA
- a CDS encoding cytochrome ubiquinol oxidase subunit I codes for MELDPLILSRLQFAFVVSFHAIFPVFTIGLASYIALLNGLFFANGNPAWERLAIFWTRVFAVVFGMGVVSGIVMSFQFGTNWSNFAQASANFLGPMLSYEVVTAFFLEAGFLGVLLFGRGKVPQGVHLFAATMVAMGTFISAFWILSANSWMQTPAGVELIDGTFHVTSWSTAIFNSSFWYRFLHMATASFLTGGFVVAAVSAYYLLRGRDESANKKALSMCLWLLLVLAPAQAVIGDFHGLNTLEHQPTKVAAMEGNWETQSHTPLLLFALPDMDAQENRFEIGIPSLASLILRHDVNGVVPGLKDVPRDEQPFVPLVFWSFRVMVALGLAMIGVAVAGLVLRRGGRVYKSDRYLKVLVAMGVSPFIAVLAGWFVTEGGRSPWLVYGLMTQAEALTPSLTGGMALFTLIGYIAVYAVVFCCGVYYLLRVIRQGMLPHDQETVVDDIERAKRPLSAAHIPFDDDAGHPVRS; via the coding sequence ATGGAGCTTGATCCACTCATTCTGTCGCGTCTTCAGTTCGCGTTCGTGGTGTCCTTCCACGCCATCTTTCCGGTCTTCACGATCGGGTTGGCGTCCTACATCGCGTTGCTGAATGGTCTTTTCTTTGCCAACGGCAACCCCGCCTGGGAGCGTCTCGCGATCTTCTGGACACGGGTGTTTGCGGTGGTGTTCGGCATGGGGGTGGTGTCCGGCATCGTGATGTCCTTCCAGTTCGGCACCAACTGGAGCAATTTCGCTCAGGCTTCGGCCAACTTCCTGGGGCCGATGCTCAGCTATGAGGTGGTGACGGCATTCTTCCTCGAGGCGGGCTTCCTCGGCGTGCTGCTGTTCGGTCGTGGCAAGGTCCCGCAAGGGGTCCACCTGTTTGCCGCTACCATGGTGGCCATGGGGACCTTTATCTCTGCCTTCTGGATCCTCTCTGCCAATAGCTGGATGCAGACACCGGCCGGCGTTGAGCTGATTGATGGCACCTTCCACGTGACCTCCTGGTCGACAGCGATTTTCAATTCGTCCTTCTGGTATCGCTTCCTGCACATGGCTACAGCGTCCTTCCTGACGGGCGGCTTCGTGGTCGCGGCCGTCAGCGCCTACTACCTGCTGCGAGGTCGCGATGAGTCGGCCAACAAGAAGGCACTGTCCATGTGTCTGTGGCTGCTGCTGGTGCTGGCGCCGGCTCAGGCGGTGATCGGTGACTTCCACGGCCTCAATACCCTCGAGCATCAGCCGACCAAGGTGGCGGCCATGGAAGGCAACTGGGAAACCCAGTCTCATACGCCGCTGCTGCTGTTTGCACTGCCAGACATGGATGCCCAGGAAAACCGTTTTGAGATTGGTATCCCGAGCCTGGCCAGCCTGATCCTGAGGCACGACGTGAATGGGGTGGTGCCCGGTCTCAAGGACGTGCCGCGCGATGAGCAGCCGTTCGTACCGCTGGTGTTCTGGTCCTTCCGCGTGATGGTGGCGCTGGGCCTTGCGATGATTGGTGTGGCGGTGGCCGGCCTGGTGCTGCGTCGCGGCGGTCGGGTCTACAAGAGTGATCGCTACCTCAAGGTGCTGGTTGCCATGGGGGTCTCGCCCTTTATCGCAGTACTGGCCGGTTGGTTCGTCACCGAAGGGGGCCGGTCGCCCTGGCTGGTCTACGGCCTGATGACACAGGCCGAGGCGCTGACACCATCGCTGACCGGCGGTATGGCGCTGTTCACGCTGATCGGGTACATCGCGGTCTATGCCGTGGTGTTCTGCTGCGGAGTTTATTACCTGTTGCGGGTTATTCGTCAGGGGATGCTGCCCCACGATCAGGAAACCGTGGTCGATGATATCGAGCGTGCCAAGCGTCCGCTTTCCGCCGCTCACATTCCCTTCGACGATGATGCCGGTCATCCGGTCAGGAGCTAA
- the pqiB gene encoding intermembrane transport protein PqiB has protein sequence MTTEPHGQDTPPTRASISRHSRLSPIWIVPLVALLIGAWLLYDDYVSRGPQITLIMSNAEGIEAGSTLIKTRNVEIGRVEQVRLSSDLSHIRVIARMSPDVEPMLVEDTRFWVVKPRIGREGISGLNTVLSGAYIQLQPGSSEEPSNRFEVLDQPPVAPADAKGIRVNLVGQLGNSLSVGDPVTYQGFTVGRVEEARFDPETRRMRHRAFIETPYDVLVTDSTRFWPASGIDLKLDSEGVSVNVESLEALLGGGVTFGVPEDVPLGQPVSEDTTFTLYEDAESARQGTFNRYLEYVLLVDDTVRGLSRGAPVEFRGVRVGTVASVPWEFSIDQRSRRSGFAIPVLIRIEPQRLGEDLESLDIETWRKRFEGWFENGLRASLKAGNLLTGALYVDLNFQRPAANEYLADSYQDRPVFPTTPAGLAQIEQKVSSLLDKLNGLEVEPVLDGLNRNLAASRDMLEEVRALTESVKSLTDNPDTQNLPGTLTSTLKELRTTLEGLSPGSTAYDELTGSLERFDALMRDLEPVAKTLSEQPNALIFDRPRGEDPQPRAPR, from the coding sequence ATGACCACTGAGCCACATGGCCAGGACACGCCGCCCACCCGCGCCAGTATCAGCCGGCATTCGCGGCTGTCACCGATCTGGATCGTCCCGCTCGTCGCGTTGCTGATCGGCGCATGGCTGCTGTATGACGATTACGTAAGCCGCGGCCCACAGATCACGCTGATCATGAGCAACGCTGAGGGCATCGAGGCCGGCAGCACCCTGATCAAGACCCGCAACGTCGAGATCGGCCGTGTCGAGCAGGTGCGGCTATCCAGCGACCTGAGCCATATCCGGGTGATCGCCCGCATGAGCCCTGATGTGGAGCCCATGCTGGTCGAGGACACCCGCTTCTGGGTCGTCAAGCCCCGCATCGGCCGGGAGGGCATCAGCGGTCTCAACACCGTGCTGTCAGGCGCCTACATCCAGCTGCAACCCGGCAGCAGCGAGGAGCCGAGTAACCGCTTCGAGGTGCTCGACCAACCTCCGGTGGCGCCCGCCGATGCCAAGGGCATCCGCGTCAACCTGGTGGGTCAGCTCGGCAATTCGCTGAGCGTCGGCGACCCCGTCACCTACCAGGGGTTCACCGTCGGCCGGGTCGAGGAAGCTCGCTTCGATCCCGAAACCCGCCGGATGCGCCACCGCGCCTTCATCGAAACCCCCTATGACGTGCTGGTCACCGACAGCACCCGCTTCTGGCCGGCCAGCGGCATCGACCTGAAACTCGATTCAGAAGGCGTGAGCGTCAACGTCGAATCCCTTGAAGCACTACTTGGCGGCGGCGTGACCTTCGGCGTCCCCGAGGATGTGCCCCTTGGCCAGCCGGTGTCAGAGGACACGACCTTTACGCTCTACGAGGATGCCGAAAGTGCCCGCCAGGGAACCTTCAACCGCTACCTGGAATATGTCCTGCTGGTCGATGACACGGTGCGCGGTCTGTCTCGGGGGGCGCCGGTGGAATTCCGTGGTGTACGTGTCGGCACCGTGGCAAGCGTTCCCTGGGAGTTCAGCATCGATCAACGCTCGCGCCGCTCGGGCTTCGCCATCCCCGTGCTGATCCGCATCGAGCCACAGCGGCTCGGCGAGGATCTTGAGAGCCTGGATATCGAGACCTGGCGAAAGCGCTTCGAAGGCTGGTTCGAGAACGGCCTGCGGGCCTCGCTGAAGGCCGGCAACCTGCTCACTGGCGCACTCTATGTCGACCTCAACTTCCAGCGCCCCGCCGCCAACGAATATCTGGCCGACAGCTACCAGGACCGCCCGGTGTTCCCCACGACACCGGCTGGGCTTGCGCAGATCGAGCAGAAGGTCTCGAGCCTGCTCGACAAGCTCAATGGTCTCGAGGTGGAACCCGTGCTCGACGGTTTGAACCGCAACCTCGCCGCCTCGCGGGATATGCTCGAGGAAGTGCGGGCGCTGACCGAAAGCGTCAAATCGCTGACCGACAACCCCGACACGCAGAACCTGCCGGGCACACTCACCTCGACCCTGAAAGAGCTCAGGACCACCCTTGAGGGACTGTCACCAGGGTCCACGGCCTACGACGAGCTGACCGGCAGCCTCGAGCGTTTCGACGCCCTGATGCGTGACCTGGAGCCGGTCGCCAAGACCCTGAGCGAGCAACCCAATGCCTTGATCTTCGATCGCCCCCGCGGCGAGGATCCTCAACCGCGAGCCCCCCGATGA
- a CDS encoding paraquat-inducible protein A, producing the protein MGERRNLALIDTLTPDPHLPVQEGPPEAHMSRRRLRACHECDWLVRLPPLHHGQSADCPRCGHTLSTRHYRPAQRSLALAIAALLALIMAVSLPFVSFQVSGIGNRIVLTQTATSLIAMHQPLVAIGVVLTTIVLPMVYLVSVIWLQIGLLRRTLLPASRDIARALSHLHPWMMADVFIIGALVSLIKIAGMAEVSLGLAFWAFCCFALLLLLTTQSLDADWMWFSLVGEPAAPEGVVTGARASPQGLTGCPTCGLVNRLDTDGSGRCQRCGERLHARLPYSLQRTWALLAAATLLYLPANLYPIMITTSLGHTEPSTIIGGVITLWQHGSYPIAAVIFIASILVPVSKLIAMAWLCLRVPRSDDLQGVSRTRLYRITEFVGRWSMVDVFVVAILVALIRAGNLMSIAPGPAALAFGAVVVLTMLSAMAFDPRLIWDPPLTRPGHSDTGHGDDMPPSSSDHKDVAHDH; encoded by the coding sequence ATGGGGGAAAGAAGGAACTTGGCCTTGATCGATACGCTCACCCCAGACCCGCACCTTCCCGTGCAGGAAGGCCCTCCCGAGGCCCATATGTCTCGGCGGCGCCTGCGCGCCTGCCATGAATGCGACTGGCTGGTGCGCTTGCCGCCGCTGCACCACGGCCAGAGCGCCGACTGCCCGCGCTGTGGCCATACGCTATCGACGCGACATTACCGCCCCGCTCAGCGCAGCCTGGCCCTGGCCATTGCCGCGCTGCTCGCCCTGATCATGGCCGTTAGCCTGCCCTTCGTCAGCTTCCAGGTCAGTGGCATTGGCAATCGCATCGTCCTCACCCAGACCGCCACCAGCCTGATTGCCATGCATCAGCCGCTGGTGGCGATCGGCGTGGTGCTGACCACGATCGTCTTACCGATGGTCTACCTGGTCAGCGTTATCTGGCTGCAGATCGGCCTGCTACGACGCACCCTGCTGCCGGCCAGTCGCGACATTGCCAGGGCCCTGTCCCACCTGCACCCCTGGATGATGGCGGATGTCTTCATCATTGGCGCCCTGGTCAGCCTGATCAAGATTGCCGGCATGGCCGAGGTCTCGCTGGGCCTGGCCTTCTGGGCCTTCTGCTGCTTTGCCCTGCTGTTACTGTTGACGACCCAATCGCTGGATGCCGACTGGATGTGGTTCTCGCTGGTCGGCGAGCCCGCCGCACCTGAAGGTGTCGTGACGGGTGCCCGGGCCTCGCCCCAGGGCCTGACCGGCTGCCCTACCTGCGGTCTGGTCAATCGCCTGGACACGGACGGCAGCGGACGCTGTCAGCGCTGCGGCGAGCGACTGCATGCACGACTGCCTTATAGCCTGCAGCGCACCTGGGCCCTGCTGGCGGCAGCGACCCTGCTCTACCTGCCCGCCAATCTATATCCGATCATGATCACCACGTCCCTGGGCCATACGGAACCTTCGACAATCATCGGCGGGGTCATCACGCTGTGGCAGCATGGCTCCTATCCGATTGCCGCCGTCATTTTCATCGCCAGTATTCTGGTGCCGGTGAGCAAGCTAATCGCCATGGCCTGGCTGTGCCTGAGGGTGCCTCGCAGCGATGATCTGCAGGGCGTATCACGCACTCGCCTGTACCGCATCACCGAGTTTGTCGGGCGCTGGTCGATGGTCGATGTGTTCGTGGTGGCCATCCTGGTGGCGCTGATTCGCGCCGGCAACCTGATGTCCATCGCCCCGGGGCCGGCCGCTCTGGCCTTCGGCGCGGTCGTCGTACTGACCATGCTCTCGGCCATGGCCTTCGATCCGCGGCTGATATGGGATCCACCCCTGACCCGACCCGGCCACAGCGACACCGGGCATGGCGACGACATGCCGCCCTCTTCTTCCGATCACAAGGACGTTGCCCATGACCACTGA
- the cydB gene encoding cytochrome d ubiquinol oxidase subunit II, with the protein MQTFDLSLIWAGIIGFGIIMYVLMDGFDLGLGILFPFAPDEDSRDVMMNSVAPIWDGNETWLVLGGAGLLGAFPLVYSVFLPALYIGVFLMLAGLIFRGVAFEFRFKSKRNRHWWNRAFCWGSAVATFAQGAVVGTYIQGFETEGFVYVGGALDWLTPFTVLTGLGMVAGYSLLGATWLILKSEGHVQEWAYRITPKLLAAVLVVFAIISAWTPFVDGSVRERWFGQASLIWLLPVLAMACAYGIYRWVSHRREGMPFVATLGMFIFTYLGLVASKWPVIVPPDYTIWDAASAPESQLFLLLGMLFVIPIILTYTAWTYWVFRGKVRTGEGYH; encoded by the coding sequence ATGCAAACCTTCGACTTGTCATTGATCTGGGCCGGCATCATCGGCTTCGGGATCATCATGTATGTGCTGATGGACGGTTTCGATCTGGGCCTTGGCATCCTCTTTCCCTTCGCCCCGGATGAAGATTCACGGGATGTGATGATGAACTCCGTGGCACCGATCTGGGACGGCAATGAAACCTGGCTGGTGCTGGGTGGAGCGGGCCTGCTGGGCGCCTTCCCGCTGGTCTACTCGGTGTTCCTGCCGGCGCTCTATATCGGCGTCTTCCTGATGCTGGCCGGGTTGATCTTCCGTGGCGTGGCCTTCGAGTTTCGCTTCAAGTCCAAGCGTAATCGCCATTGGTGGAACCGTGCCTTCTGCTGGGGCTCGGCGGTCGCCACCTTCGCCCAGGGTGCGGTAGTCGGTACCTACATTCAGGGTTTCGAGACCGAAGGCTTCGTCTATGTCGGCGGTGCACTGGACTGGCTGACTCCGTTTACCGTGCTCACTGGCCTTGGCATGGTGGCGGGCTACTCCCTACTGGGTGCCACCTGGCTGATATTGAAGTCGGAAGGCCACGTTCAGGAGTGGGCCTATCGCATAACGCCTAAGCTGTTGGCCGCAGTGCTGGTGGTGTTCGCCATCATCAGTGCCTGGACCCCCTTCGTCGACGGTAGCGTGCGTGAGCGCTGGTTCGGTCAGGCCTCGCTGATTTGGCTGCTGCCGGTGCTGGCAATGGCCTGTGCCTATGGCATCTATCGCTGGGTGAGCCATCGCCGTGAAGGCATGCCTTTCGTGGCCACACTGGGCATGTTCATCTTCACCTATCTGGGGCTGGTGGCGAGCAAGTGGCCGGTGATAGTGCCGCCGGATTACACCATCTGGGACGCCGCGTCGGCGCCGGAATCCCAGCTCTTCCTGCTGCTGGGCATGCTGTTCGTGATCCCCATCATTCTGACCTACACCGCCTGGACCTACTGGGTATTCCGCGGCAAGGTGCGGACCGGCGAAGGCTACCACTGA
- a CDS encoding calcium/sodium antiporter yields MGLPILAVVAGLALLVWSAERFVDGAAATSRYLGLSPLLIGMLVIGFGTSAPELMVSALAAAQDNPGLALGNAYGSNITNIGLILGLVALIAPLAVQSGVLRRELPILCAATLLSAWQLRDGVISTAESIVLLLALAIFIAASIWQGRQTEVASDTLASETDHSLDSHPMSLKVSVLWTLVGLVLLVASSRLLVWGAVAIAQTFGVSDLIIGLTVVAIGTSLPELASSLSALRRGEHDLVLGNVVGSNLFNTLGVVGLAGVITPIQVGGEVMFRDWPVMAVMTLAMTVFAIGFKGRGGRINRLEGGLLLALFLGYSIYLIRVVLLADV; encoded by the coding sequence ATGGGCTTGCCAATATTGGCGGTCGTCGCAGGACTGGCGCTCTTGGTATGGAGCGCCGAGCGATTTGTCGACGGGGCGGCAGCGACATCCCGTTATCTGGGGCTGTCGCCCCTGCTGATTGGCATGCTGGTGATCGGCTTTGGCACCTCGGCCCCGGAGCTGATGGTCTCGGCGCTGGCGGCGGCTCAGGATAATCCTGGCCTGGCGCTGGGCAACGCCTATGGCTCCAACATCACCAACATTGGTCTGATTCTCGGGCTGGTGGCGCTGATCGCACCACTGGCAGTGCAGTCCGGTGTGCTGCGCCGGGAGTTGCCTATCCTCTGTGCTGCTACACTTTTGTCTGCCTGGCAGCTTCGCGATGGAGTGATCAGCACCGCGGAGTCGATCGTTCTGCTGCTGGCCCTGGCGATTTTTATCGCCGCGAGTATCTGGCAGGGGCGCCAGACGGAGGTCGCCAGCGACACCTTGGCAAGCGAAACCGACCACAGTCTCGACAGCCATCCGATGTCGCTTAAGGTCAGTGTGCTCTGGACGCTGGTGGGGCTGGTGCTGTTGGTGGCGAGCTCCCGTCTGCTGGTCTGGGGCGCGGTGGCCATTGCTCAGACCTTCGGCGTCAGCGACCTGATCATCGGCTTGACGGTCGTGGCAATTGGTACCTCGTTGCCGGAGCTTGCCTCCTCATTAAGTGCCCTGCGGCGTGGCGAGCACGACCTGGTGCTGGGGAATGTGGTGGGCTCGAACCTCTTCAACACCCTGGGTGTGGTAGGACTTGCCGGCGTGATTACGCCGATTCAGGTAGGCGGCGAGGTCATGTTTCGGGACTGGCCGGTCATGGCGGTGATGACCCTGGCGATGACGGTGTTTGCCATCGGGTTCAAGGGGCGCGGCGGTCGCATCAATCGCCTCGAGGGTGGGCTGCTACTGGCCCTTTTCCTCGGTTACAGCATCTATCTGATCCGAGTCGTATTGCTGGCAGACGTTTGA
- a CDS encoding DEAD/DEAH box helicase: MSFSDLGLRSELLRAVEEQGYTVPTPIQLKAIPAVLKGGDLLASAQTGTGKTAGFTLPLLQRLADGPRPKARQIRALVLTPTRELAAQIGENVTGYGRHLNLTSKVIFGGVGQQPQVDAIRPGLDILVATPGRLLDLHQQRHIDLSQVETLVLDEADRMLDMGFIHDIKKLLRLLPAKRQNLLFSATFSNEIQTLANQLLDKPTMIEVARRNTTAETVDQAIYKVDREKKRELLAHLITEHQWYQVLVFTRTKHGANRLAEQLSKQNIPSMAIHGNKSQSARTKALAAFKSGDLQVLVATDIAARGLDISELPHVVNFELPNVAEDYVHRIGRTGRAGSEGQAVSLVCVDEHGLLKGIERLIKRDLEKRIEPGFEPDPNAKPEPIENGRGKGSGRGRSGSGRGGNGDTGRGGNGNGRGGNGGNGGNGQRRQDEARAPRRRARRPQQA, translated from the coding sequence ATGAGCTTTTCCGACCTTGGCCTGCGTAGCGAACTGCTGCGCGCCGTCGAAGAACAAGGCTATACCGTTCCCACCCCCATCCAGCTCAAGGCCATCCCGGCCGTGCTCAAGGGTGGTGATCTCCTCGCCAGTGCCCAGACCGGCACCGGCAAAACCGCCGGCTTCACCCTGCCACTGTTGCAGCGTCTCGCCGACGGCCCGCGCCCCAAGGCCCGTCAGATTCGCGCCCTGGTGCTGACCCCGACCCGTGAGCTTGCCGCCCAGATCGGCGAAAATGTTACCGGCTATGGCCGCCACCTGAACCTGACCTCCAAGGTGATCTTCGGCGGTGTCGGCCAGCAGCCCCAGGTCGATGCCATCCGTCCGGGCCTCGATATCCTCGTCGCCACCCCGGGTCGCCTGCTGGACCTGCATCAGCAGCGTCACATCGACCTCTCCCAGGTCGAGACCCTGGTGCTCGATGAAGCCGACCGCATGCTCGACATGGGCTTCATCCACGACATCAAGAAACTCCTGCGCCTGCTCCCGGCGAAGCGCCAGAACCTGCTGTTCTCGGCGACCTTCTCCAACGAGATCCAGACGCTGGCCAATCAGCTGCTCGACAAGCCGACGATGATCGAAGTAGCGCGGCGCAACACCACCGCCGAGACCGTCGATCAGGCCATCTACAAGGTCGACCGCGAGAAGAAACGTGAGCTGCTGGCCCACCTGATCACCGAGCATCAGTGGTATCAGGTGCTGGTCTTCACCCGCACCAAGCACGGCGCCAACCGCCTAGCCGAGCAGCTCTCGAAGCAGAACATCCCGTCGATGGCGATCCACGGCAACAAGAGCCAGTCTGCGCGCACCAAAGCGCTGGCGGCCTTCAAGTCGGGAGACCTGCAAGTGCTGGTGGCCACCGACATCGCCGCCCGTGGCCTGGATATCAGCGAGCTGCCCCATGTGGTGAACTTCGAGCTGCCCAACGTGGCGGAAGATTATGTCCACCGTATCGGCCGCACCGGCCGTGCCGGCAGCGAAGGTCAGGCGGTCTCGCTGGTCTGCGTCGACGAACATGGTCTGCTCAAGGGCATCGAGCGGCTGATCAAACGCGACCTCGAGAAGCGCATCGAGCCGGGCTTCGAGCCCGACCCCAACGCCAAGCCGGAGCCCATCGAAAACGGTCGCGGCAAGGGCAGCGGTCGCGGACGTTCTGGAAGCGGCCGCGGTGGAAACGGGGACACTGGCCGTGGTGGAAATGGCAATGGCCGCGGCGGCAATGGCGGCAATGGCGGCAATGGCCAGCGCCGTCAGGATGAGGCCCGCGCGCCTCGCCGCCGCGCTCGGCGCCCCCAGCAGGCCTGA
- the cydD gene encoding thiol reductant ABC exporter subunit CydD translates to MQAHDASHQEPLTPKRWLKELAAGERRRLTLATLAGLGVGLCTIVQMVLLAIIIDRLLTGAPEAPVGVLFVALIGVLGLRALAQWAQETTAQAASLAIRARARTALLDQLTALGPVRLSSRHSAGLGSQLVEQVEALDGYFARFLPQLRLATALPLVIFAIVLGLDWLAAIFLLLAAPLIPLFMALVGMGAQRLNQAQFAAVTRLSGHFLDRVRGITTLQLFGRTATAAGEVFGAADDYRARSMKTLRIAFLSSAVLEFFASVAIAVIAIYVGFGLLGYIAYGPSPSLTLFSGLTILLLAPEFFQPLRSLSQHYHDRAAALGAAEALVGILNETPPEASRTRPAASAAHSAADSAVDSAADSAADSAADRAHGDAAVRLTDVCVEHVGRGQVLGPVSLEVSRGEVIALVGPSGAGKSTLLQLIAGFVAPSHGRVEMTSDVRPAWMDQRPLVIQGTIADNLRLADTQASDERMREALKRAGLAGLLSRLPEGLETPIGERGAGLSGGQAQRLALARVFLSDASLVLLDEPTASLDEDSEAEVAASLARLVEEGRTLVIATHHPALMSMADRVVRIQAGQRVEEAMA, encoded by the coding sequence ATGCAAGCTCATGACGCGAGCCATCAGGAACCCCTCACCCCCAAGCGCTGGCTCAAGGAATTGGCCGCCGGCGAGCGTCGCCGACTGACGCTTGCCACCCTTGCCGGCCTGGGGGTAGGGCTCTGCACCATCGTTCAGATGGTGCTGCTGGCCATCATCATTGACCGACTGCTGACCGGCGCCCCTGAGGCGCCGGTTGGCGTTTTGTTTGTGGCCTTGATCGGCGTGTTGGGGCTTCGTGCCCTGGCGCAGTGGGCTCAGGAAACCACTGCGCAAGCGGCCAGTCTTGCGATTCGCGCCCGAGCACGGACGGCGCTGCTCGATCAACTGACGGCGCTGGGCCCGGTGCGGCTATCATCCCGCCACTCGGCGGGCCTTGGCAGTCAGCTGGTCGAGCAGGTTGAAGCGCTGGACGGCTATTTTGCGCGTTTCCTGCCCCAACTTCGGCTGGCCACCGCGCTGCCGCTGGTGATCTTTGCCATCGTGCTGGGCCTCGATTGGCTGGCGGCGATATTTCTGCTGTTGGCAGCACCGCTGATTCCTCTGTTCATGGCCCTGGTGGGTATGGGAGCCCAGCGCCTCAACCAGGCGCAGTTTGCTGCCGTGACGCGACTCTCAGGGCATTTCCTTGACCGGGTGCGTGGCATCACCACGCTTCAACTGTTTGGGCGAACCGCCACGGCCGCCGGAGAAGTGTTCGGTGCCGCCGATGACTATCGTGCGCGCAGCATGAAGACCCTGCGCATCGCCTTTCTTTCCTCGGCGGTGCTCGAGTTCTTCGCCTCGGTGGCCATCGCGGTGATTGCCATCTACGTGGGCTTCGGCCTTTTGGGCTATATCGCCTATGGCCCCTCGCCGTCACTGACCCTGTTCAGTGGCCTGACGATCCTTCTGCTGGCGCCGGAGTTCTTCCAGCCACTGCGCAGCCTTTCCCAGCACTATCATGATCGTGCCGCGGCCCTGGGCGCTGCCGAGGCGCTGGTGGGCATCCTCAACGAGACGCCACCAGAGGCGTCCAGAACGCGGCCGGCGGCCAGCGCCGCGCATAGTGCGGCGGATAGTGCGGTGGATAGTGCGGCGGATAGTGCGGCGGATAGTGCGGCGGATAGGGCGCATGGCGACGCTGCGGTTCGGCTCACCGACGTCTGCGTTGAGCACGTCGGCCGCGGCCAGGTGCTTGGGCCTGTGTCCCTCGAGGTATCGCGAGGCGAGGTGATCGCCCTGGTGGGGCCCTCGGGTGCCGGCAAGTCGACCCTGCTGCAGTTGATCGCCGGTTTCGTGGCCCCAAGCCACGGAAGGGTCGAGATGACGAGTGATGTTCGGCCGGCCTGGATGGATCAGCGTCCACTGGTGATTCAGGGCACGATCGCTGACAACCTGCGGCTTGCCGATACCCAGGCGAGTGATGAGCGTATGCGAGAAGCGCTCAAGCGAGCCGGGCTCGCCGGCTTGCTGTCGCGACTACCAGAAGGCCTCGAGACGCCGATCGGTGAGCGCGGGGCCGGGCTGTCCGGTGGCCAGGCCCAGCGTCTGGCGCTGGCCCGGGTCTTCCTGAGCGATGCGTCGCTGGTGCTGCTCGATGAACCCACCGCGAGCCTCGATGAAGACAGCGAAGCCGAAGTGGCAGCGTCGCTTGCACGGCTTGTCGAGGAAGGGCGGACCCTGGTCATCGCAACCCACCACCCGGCGCTGATGTCGATGGCCGACCGGGTCGTGCGCATACAGGCAGGTCAGAGGGTCGAGGAGGCCATGGCATGA